From one Treponema denticola genomic stretch:
- a CDS encoding polynucleotide kinase-phosphatase, producing MQINIPKTSLVLLVGVSGSGKSSFAQKHFEKYEIVSSDICRGIVSNDENNQSATNDAFEVFNFILSKRLQNSLLTVADATNIQQEARKKLLNIARSFHVLPVAIVFDLPQELCEKRNEERTDRKISSGVLRHQMQDLKHSLKNLKKEGFKKLYILRSEEEVNSVTEIIREKLYNDKTDMHGPFDIIGDVHGCYDELVELLQKLNYKIDSVNDDGKNYGFNVSHPENRTAVFLGDLVDRGPASPQVLKLVMSMVQNGSALCVPGNHDMKLHKKLNGKAVQEKHGLAETLQQLENESEEFKNDVKEFLYGLISHYVLDSGKLVVAHAGLKEEMQGRGSGAVRSFCLYGETTGETDEFGLPVRYNWASEYRGRAKVVYGHTPVPNPQWLNNTIDIDTGCVFGGALTALRYPEEEFVSVKAKKVYSEPVRPIEPQVSFSLQHENDDLLDIEDVTGRRIIQTRLKNNILIREEQSIAALEAVSRFAVNPKWLIYLPPTMSPSETSSLENFLEHPIEAIDYYKSRGVKKIILEEKHMGSRAVLVVCKDTQTAEKRFGIEDEGFGICYTRTGRNFFNDSIIEKEFLTKVQKALTLSNFWEKQNTDWVCLDAELMPWSVKAQSLIHDQYAATGSSAINALSGAEKILNLTKLRGIEGAENLSNIFTQKKVSVEKFIESYRNYCWEVKSIDDYKLAPFHILATEGAVHTDKNHEWHMENIKEICLADKTLFKITPYKIVDVENENEIKDAVDWWLSLTQKGGEGMVIKPFDFVFHAEKYGLVQPAVKCRGKEYLRIIYGPEYCEKENLDRLKKRGLAKKRALALQEFALGVEALERFVKKEPLRRVHESAFAVLALESEAVDPRL from the coding sequence ATGCAGATTAATATACCCAAGACTTCACTGGTTTTACTTGTCGGAGTTTCAGGCTCCGGTAAAAGCAGCTTTGCACAAAAACATTTTGAAAAATATGAAATTGTTTCTTCCGATATTTGCCGAGGTATAGTTTCAAATGATGAAAATAATCAATCAGCTACAAACGATGCTTTTGAAGTTTTTAATTTTATTCTTTCAAAACGGCTTCAAAACAGCTTACTCACGGTTGCAGATGCGACAAATATTCAGCAGGAAGCAAGAAAAAAACTTCTCAACATAGCCCGTTCCTTTCATGTTCTTCCTGTTGCAATTGTTTTTGATTTACCTCAAGAGCTTTGTGAAAAACGAAATGAAGAGAGGACAGACAGAAAAATTTCTTCCGGAGTTTTAAGACATCAGATGCAGGACTTAAAACATTCGTTAAAGAATTTAAAAAAAGAAGGCTTTAAAAAACTTTATATTCTAAGATCGGAAGAAGAAGTAAATTCCGTTACGGAAATTATCCGTGAAAAACTTTATAACGATAAAACCGATATGCACGGCCCATTCGATATTATCGGTGATGTGCACGGCTGCTATGATGAGCTTGTAGAACTTTTGCAAAAACTAAATTACAAAATAGATTCGGTAAACGATGACGGAAAAAATTACGGCTTCAATGTAAGCCATCCCGAAAACCGTACAGCCGTTTTTTTAGGCGATTTGGTAGACAGGGGGCCGGCTTCTCCTCAAGTTTTAAAACTTGTTATGAGCATGGTGCAGAACGGTTCGGCACTCTGTGTTCCCGGCAATCACGATATGAAGCTTCATAAAAAACTTAACGGAAAGGCAGTACAGGAAAAACACGGACTTGCAGAAACCCTTCAGCAGCTCGAAAACGAATCTGAAGAATTTAAAAACGATGTAAAAGAATTTTTATACGGCCTAATCAGTCACTATGTTTTGGATTCGGGAAAACTGGTTGTAGCCCATGCAGGTTTAAAAGAAGAAATGCAGGGACGCGGTTCAGGAGCTGTACGCTCTTTTTGTTTATACGGAGAAACTACCGGCGAAACGGATGAGTTCGGGTTACCGGTAAGATATAATTGGGCATCCGAATACCGCGGCAGGGCAAAGGTTGTTTACGGCCATACTCCCGTTCCGAATCCGCAATGGTTGAATAATACGATTGACATAGACACAGGCTGCGTTTTCGGCGGAGCTCTGACAGCCCTCCGTTATCCCGAAGAGGAGTTTGTATCGGTTAAGGCAAAAAAAGTTTATTCGGAACCTGTGCGGCCTATCGAACCCCAAGTTTCATTTTCATTGCAGCATGAAAACGATGACCTCCTCGATATTGAAGATGTAACAGGCAGAAGAATTATTCAAACTCGATTAAAAAACAATATCCTAATCCGAGAAGAACAGTCCATTGCAGCACTTGAAGCGGTCAGCCGTTTTGCAGTAAACCCTAAATGGCTTATATATCTTCCGCCCACCATGTCTCCTTCGGAAACAAGCAGCCTTGAAAATTTTTTAGAGCATCCAATTGAAGCTATCGATTATTACAAAAGCCGCGGAGTTAAAAAAATTATTTTGGAAGAAAAGCACATGGGCTCCAGAGCTGTGCTTGTTGTTTGCAAAGATACGCAGACTGCGGAAAAAAGATTCGGCATTGAAGATGAAGGTTTCGGTATTTGTTATACACGCACGGGAAGAAATTTTTTTAATGATTCAATAATCGAAAAAGAATTTTTAACAAAGGTTCAAAAGGCCTTAACACTTTCAAACTTTTGGGAAAAACAGAACACCGATTGGGTTTGTCTTGATGCGGAACTTATGCCTTGGTCTGTAAAGGCTCAAAGTCTTATACATGACCAATATGCGGCGACAGGCTCATCTGCAATAAACGCTCTTTCGGGAGCGGAAAAAATTTTAAACCTCACAAAATTGAGAGGAATTGAAGGAGCAGAAAACTTATCAAATATTTTTACTCAAAAAAAAGTTTCGGTTGAAAAATTTATTGAATCTTACCGTAATTATTGTTGGGAAGTAAAAAGCATAGATGATTATAAACTCGCTCCCTTCCATATTTTGGCAACGGAAGGTGCTGTGCATACCGATAAAAATCACGAATGGCATATGGAAAACATAAAAGAAATATGTCTTGCCGATAAAACTCTTTTTAAAATTACACCCTATAAAATAGTTGATGTAGAAAACGAAAATGAAATAAAAGATGCAGTAGATTGGTGGTTATCTCTTACACAAAAAGGAGGAGAAGGCATGGTAATAAAGCCCTTCGATTTTGTTTTCCATGCAGAAAAGTACGGCCTCGTTCAGCCGGCAGTCAAGTGCCGTGGTAAAGAATACTTGCGTATTATTTACGGCCCCGAATATTGCGAAAAAGAAAATTTAGACCGTTTAAAGAAAAGGGGCTTAGCAAAAAAAAGAGCCCTAGCCTTGCAGGAATTTGCCTTAGGCGTAGAGGCTCTTGAACGCTTTGTAAAAAAAGAACCTTTAAGGCGAGTTCATGAAAGTGCCTTTGCAGTTCTTGCCCTCGAAAGCGAAGCTGTAGATCCGCGATTGTAG
- a CDS encoding 3' terminal RNA ribose 2'-O-methyltransferase Hen1: MLLTISAEGNNSNILSFLLHKHPDKLQTAELSVGKAHVFYPEYSQEKTTAALLLEIDPVGMVRNAKNFTGKEFLLGQYVNDRPYVASSFMSSAISKVFSSALNGNCKEHPEYVEEALSLTVKISVIPAPRGGELLIKNLFEPLGYSIEAERHILDTKFTDWGYGKYFTLILKNKLPIKDLLSHLYVLIPVLDNEKHYFITQDEVDKLLQKGKGWLENHPSKDLIVSRYLINIKSLVRSAFNILAEEENTAQSETEEESDSPLQKEKKERLHDQRLNAVTEKLKMSGAKSVIDLGCGDGKLIRLLLKEKQFEKIAGMDVSYSELTKCKERLHWEDMPPKQKEKLSLFQSSLMYRDKRFSGFEAAAVVEVIEHMDENRLPAFEKSVFKFARPSTVVLTTPNSEYNVQYENLASGKMRHTDHRFEWTRKEFETWAKRVADENNYSVEFFPVGEEEKNIGAPSQMAVFKYAD; this comes from the coding sequence ATGCTTTTAACAATAAGTGCTGAAGGAAATAACTCGAATATTTTAAGTTTTTTGCTGCATAAACATCCCGATAAATTACAGACAGCAGAATTATCGGTAGGAAAGGCTCATGTTTTTTATCCCGAATACTCCCAAGAAAAAACAACGGCTGCTCTGCTTTTAGAAATCGATCCTGTCGGAATGGTGCGCAATGCAAAAAATTTTACGGGAAAGGAATTTTTACTGGGTCAATATGTAAACGACCGCCCCTATGTTGCTTCCTCATTTATGAGTTCTGCAATTTCAAAGGTCTTTTCAAGTGCCTTAAACGGAAACTGCAAAGAGCATCCGGAATATGTTGAAGAAGCTCTTTCCTTAACTGTAAAGATTTCAGTTATTCCCGCTCCCCGCGGCGGCGAGCTTTTAATTAAAAATCTCTTTGAACCTTTAGGCTACAGTATCGAAGCCGAGCGTCATATTCTCGATACAAAATTTACCGACTGGGGTTACGGAAAATATTTTACTCTCATATTAAAAAATAAATTACCTATTAAAGATTTACTTTCTCATCTTTATGTTTTAATTCCCGTATTAGATAACGAAAAGCATTATTTTATTACTCAGGATGAGGTCGATAAATTATTGCAAAAAGGAAAAGGCTGGCTTGAAAATCATCCTTCAAAAGATTTAATAGTTTCGCGCTATTTGATAAACATAAAATCGCTTGTCCGTTCTGCTTTTAATATTCTGGCTGAAGAAGAAAATACGGCTCAATCCGAAACTGAAGAAGAATCGGATTCACCTCTTCAAAAAGAAAAAAAGGAAAGGCTGCATGACCAAAGACTAAATGCCGTTACCGAAAAACTAAAAATGAGCGGAGCAAAAAGCGTTATCGACTTGGGCTGCGGAGACGGCAAACTGATACGGCTTCTTTTAAAAGAAAAACAATTTGAAAAAATTGCAGGCATGGATGTTTCATATTCCGAATTAACAAAATGCAAGGAAAGACTGCATTGGGAGGATATGCCGCCCAAACAAAAAGAAAAGCTTAGTTTATTTCAAAGTTCACTTATGTACAGGGATAAAAGATTTTCAGGCTTTGAAGCTGCCGCCGTTGTTGAAGTAATAGAACACATGGATGAAAACAGATTACCCGCCTTTGAAAAATCCGTTTTTAAATTTGCAAGACCAAGTACCGTAGTTCTTACCACGCCAAACAGCGAGTACAATGTGCAATATGAAAATTTAGCAAGCGGAAAAATGCGGCATACCGATCACCGTTTTGAATGGACACGCAAGGAATTTGAAACATGGGCAAAAAGAGTTGCCGATGAAAATAATTATTCCGTAGAATTTTTTCCGGTAGGCGAAGAAGAAAAAAATATAGGAGCTCCGTCACAGATGGCGGTATTTAAATATGCAGATTAA
- a CDS encoding MFS transporter: MKDLRKRTFNVSGLSFLVYSLSSIAISICLVNIKRDLNFSLTEAGLFGMLCAIEQMIILFISPIFAAKFGKIKVLRTALLILTAGLFFFSKSINFFTALLSALCMGLGVANMEALLTPIVNDLYPNDTGAKMNMMHAFWPLGTCSGLIGFGYLLSIGINWRYIYIGLSIFALLICFSYPSSKKIKLPPSDGSKAAFKEIFSMPSFWLFGLSLFFAGGAEGAFAFWSATLIQLYLKASAFYAGIVTASFALGMFIGRSLNSKVLKKVSIQKAIIVSSIASFIVSLLFIFVNSLFGLAVFLFCMGLCLACLWPTIQSFAAAILPVDATALMIFLSCFGVPGYSTASFIMGIVGDKYDLFIAFITVIPIFLILVPILFIIGCKLSGSPKLRKIRGKNEFIG; the protein is encoded by the coding sequence ATGAAAGATTTACGAAAAAGAACCTTTAATGTTTCAGGCCTTAGTTTTTTAGTTTATTCTCTTTCTTCTATTGCAATCTCAATATGCCTCGTAAATATTAAAAGAGACTTAAATTTTTCGCTTACGGAAGCGGGATTATTCGGAATGCTTTGTGCTATCGAGCAGATGATAATTCTTTTTATAAGCCCCATCTTTGCCGCCAAATTCGGTAAGATAAAAGTTTTGCGCACAGCTCTTTTGATATTAACCGCAGGGCTTTTTTTCTTTTCAAAAAGCATCAATTTTTTTACGGCTCTTTTAAGCGCTCTTTGTATGGGCTTGGGCGTTGCAAATATGGAAGCCCTGCTGACTCCCATAGTAAACGATTTATATCCGAACGATACCGGAGCAAAGATGAATATGATGCATGCATTTTGGCCCTTGGGAACTTGTTCCGGTCTGATAGGCTTCGGCTATCTTCTTTCGATAGGAATAAACTGGAGATACATTTACATAGGCTTATCGATTTTTGCTCTATTGATTTGTTTTTCCTATCCTTCATCAAAAAAAATAAAACTTCCTCCCTCGGACGGAAGCAAGGCTGCCTTTAAAGAAATATTTTCTATGCCCTCTTTTTGGCTTTTCGGCCTATCCCTTTTCTTTGCAGGAGGAGCCGAAGGAGCTTTTGCCTTTTGGTCGGCTACCTTAATTCAGCTTTATTTAAAAGCCTCTGCCTTTTATGCAGGAATTGTAACAGCTAGCTTTGCCCTCGGAATGTTTATCGGAAGATCCTTAAACAGCAAGGTCTTAAAAAAAGTTTCTATTCAAAAAGCTATAATAGTTTCTTCGATTGCTTCATTTATAGTCAGCCTCTTATTTATTTTTGTAAACTCGCTTTTCGGTTTGGCAGTCTTTTTATTTTGTATGGGACTTTGCCTTGCCTGCCTTTGGCCGACAATCCAGTCCTTTGCCGCAGCCATCCTTCCGGTAGATGCAACAGCTCTTATGATTTTTTTATCCTGCTTCGGCGTTCCCGGTTACAGCACTGCAAGTTTTATCATGGGCATAGTCGGCGATAAATACGATTTATTCATTGCCTTTATTACGGTAATACCGATATTTTTAATTTTAGTTCCGATTCTTTTTATTATAGGATGCAAGCTATCGGGCTCACCTAAACTAAGAAAGATAAGAGGAAAAAATGAATTTATTGGATAA
- a CDS encoding SemiSWEET family transporter — protein MNSKFFTILGWVATATAMAMYVSYIPQISNNLNGMKGNWLQPLVAAINCTLWVTYGLMKKPKRDWPIAFANSPGIIFGLVAFITAL, from the coding sequence ATGAACTCTAAATTTTTTACGATTTTAGGATGGGTTGCAACCGCAACCGCTATGGCAATGTATGTCTCGTATATTCCGCAAATAAGTAATAATTTAAACGGAATGAAAGGAAATTGGCTTCAGCCCTTGGTTGCTGCAATAAACTGTACTCTTTGGGTAACATACGGGCTTATGAAAAAACCTAAACGGGACTGGCCGATTGCCTTTGCAAATTCACCCGGCATAATTTTCGGTTTGGTTGCCTTTATTACTGCACTTTGA
- a CDS encoding peptidyl-prolyl cis-trans isomerase — protein MASSKKIAASIGGIIVFVLGVIAFVAAPMITDRASQGFKVVGKWGNVRIDNGPSSPFIDQYQFLANYVDRQKMEPEDAQMKEYFWNQISYLAFRAAVVQVAMEDEVINAGYRVPQFRINKDLINYYLDENGVYSESKYQNTPETTRVTYRKEIEKYIKDNRYIEDLFGNGSGYGLKTSSKETDFIVDMAKKERSFKYVVFNLSLYPSSEIVKYGKEHSDLFTSYDLSLLSYPTEEEAKKMLASIKSGEVSFEDAVILNATKTLTDDNGKITSNYRTDINRYFPDNEHLKAVLTLKPSDLSPVVSMQNGMFGIVRCNAEPSLPDFESEALISNIRNYMNRNEKGMLEDYVLQTANRFAEAARTAGFETAAEDFEETTLTVETSNLFGINYGNASSLPSLPSQGIFTSLEKNESFFKKAFALKSGEISEPILAGSQVAVLTLEEEKEVDEYTLDRTKKDYQNQAGAWFPYYHIAAIMSMQGMNYPLPIAHKTFMDYIFTNSKFQDNFGNLFK, from the coding sequence ATGGCTAGTTCAAAAAAGATTGCTGCTTCCATCGGGGGCATTATAGTTTTTGTTTTGGGAGTAATTGCCTTCGTTGCGGCTCCTATGATTACTGATCGGGCTTCTCAAGGTTTTAAAGTCGTCGGTAAATGGGGAAATGTAAGAATTGATAATGGGCCTTCATCTCCTTTTATTGACCAATATCAATTTTTGGCTAATTATGTCGATCGCCAAAAAATGGAGCCGGAAGATGCCCAAATGAAAGAATATTTTTGGAACCAGATTTCATACTTAGCTTTTAGAGCTGCTGTTGTGCAGGTAGCTATGGAGGATGAGGTTATAAATGCAGGATATAGAGTTCCGCAATTCCGTATAAATAAGGATTTAATAAACTATTATTTGGATGAAAACGGCGTTTATTCCGAAAGCAAATATCAGAACACTCCCGAAACTACGCGTGTTACATATCGAAAAGAAATCGAAAAATACATTAAGGACAACCGATATATAGAAGACTTGTTCGGAAACGGAAGCGGGTATGGGCTTAAAACCTCTTCCAAGGAAACAGACTTTATTGTCGATATGGCAAAAAAAGAAAGAAGTTTTAAATATGTTGTTTTTAATTTGAGCCTTTATCCTTCTTCCGAAATCGTAAAATACGGAAAAGAGCACAGCGATCTTTTTACAAGTTATGATTTATCCTTATTAAGTTATCCTACCGAAGAAGAAGCAAAAAAGATGCTGGCATCGATTAAAAGCGGAGAGGTGAGTTTTGAGGATGCGGTTATTTTAAATGCGACAAAGACCTTAACGGATGATAACGGGAAAATTACTTCAAATTATCGAACGGATATAAATAGATATTTTCCCGATAACGAACACCTTAAAGCTGTTTTGACTTTAAAGCCTTCCGATTTGAGTCCGGTCGTTTCAATGCAAAACGGAATGTTCGGAATTGTAAGATGTAATGCAGAACCTTCTCTTCCCGATTTTGAAAGTGAAGCTCTTATTTCAAATATTAGAAATTACATGAACCGAAATGAAAAGGGTATGCTTGAAGATTATGTTCTTCAGACTGCAAATAGATTTGCAGAAGCTGCAAGAACCGCAGGTTTTGAAACGGCTGCTGAAGATTTTGAAGAAACAACTCTAACCGTTGAAACCTCAAACTTGTTCGGTATAAACTATGGGAATGCAAGTTCTCTTCCGTCTCTTCCGTCTCAAGGTATTTTTACCTCGCTTGAAAAAAATGAATCTTTTTTTAAAAAAGCCTTTGCATTAAAGAGCGGAGAAATTTCAGAGCCCATCCTTGCAGGTTCCCAAGTTGCGGTGCTGACTCTTGAAGAAGAAAAAGAAGTTGATGAGTACACTCTTGACCGCACTAAAAAGGATTATCAAAATCAAGCAGGTGCTTGGTTTCCCTAT
- a CDS encoding TPM domain-containing protein, whose protein sequence is MKKNIKKLLIFSIFLFTAAVDIFSLNVPKLTGPVNDLAGILSDDQKTEIENFLFEIEKKSDVQIAVLTIPSLEGENCEEYSLRVAETWQLGSKEKDSGVLLLVAVNDKKMRIEVGYGLEASITDAAAGRIIRNVIAPEFKTGNFGNGIFLGVKAIAGCALQDESMLSEINSSDDDSDGFAIIIGLTALLIIWFIFCRLIPCFFWILYRLITLKGFTGEELVTNLFTSRSVFKFSGSSGGGGGYSGGGGSFGGGGASGSW, encoded by the coding sequence ATGAAAAAAAATATTAAAAAATTGCTTATTTTTTCTATCTTCCTTTTTACTGCGGCTGTTGATATTTTTTCGCTTAATGTGCCTAAGCTTACAGGGCCTGTAAACGACTTAGCCGGTATTCTATCGGATGATCAAAAGACTGAAATAGAGAATTTTCTTTTTGAAATTGAAAAAAAATCGGATGTGCAAATAGCCGTATTAACTATACCTTCTCTCGAAGGAGAAAATTGTGAAGAATATTCATTGCGTGTTGCAGAAACATGGCAGCTTGGCTCCAAAGAAAAAGATTCGGGTGTGTTGCTCCTTGTTGCCGTAAACGATAAAAAAATGCGTATTGAAGTAGGGTACGGCCTTGAGGCAAGTATTACCGATGCCGCTGCAGGCCGTATTATACGGAATGTAATAGCTCCCGAATTTAAAACAGGGAATTTCGGTAACGGGATATTCCTAGGGGTAAAAGCTATTGCAGGATGTGCCTTACAGGATGAAAGTATGCTGTCCGAAATCAATTCCTCTGATGATGATTCTGACGGCTTTGCTATCATCATCGGACTTACGGCTTTACTTATAATATGGTTTATTTTTTGCAGACTTATTCCGTGCTTTTTCTGGATTTTGTACCGCCTGATAACTTTGAAGGGATTTACCGGTGAGGAATTGGTAACGAATTTATTTACTTCAAGAAGCGTGTTTAAATTTTCAGGTTCTTCGGGAGGCGGAGGCGGTTATTCCGGAGGAGGGGGCAGCTTTGGAGGCGGCGGAGCTTCGGGAAGCTGGTAA
- a CDS encoding TPM domain-containing protein — protein MENKRILNKIHITNKDLNLIKNAVAEAEKTTNGEIALAVIPQSDSYSFVELFAAVCLAFISFFVMLYFGNGIWQLLETKLWYPSPKTLTTVIGAGVFVVMLLFFLLINIPALDRLIIPKKIKEARVYARALKHFVECGIYKTAERTGILIFVSILERKVFIIADSGIAEKVEQNTWNGICDVITDGLKSKNTTQSFCKAIEECGKILAEHFPKTAGNPNEYPDGLVILDR, from the coding sequence ATGGAAAATAAACGGATATTAAATAAAATACATATTACGAATAAAGATTTGAATTTGATTAAAAATGCTGTTGCAGAGGCGGAAAAAACTACAAATGGTGAAATTGCTTTGGCGGTTATTCCTCAAAGTGATTCTTATTCGTTTGTAGAATTGTTTGCTGCCGTCTGCCTAGCCTTTATTTCTTTTTTTGTTATGCTTTATTTCGGAAACGGTATTTGGCAATTACTCGAAACAAAACTTTGGTATCCTTCACCTAAGACTCTTACGACCGTAATCGGGGCAGGTGTTTTCGTTGTAATGCTACTTTTCTTTTTGCTGATAAATATTCCTGCTCTCGATAGATTAATAATTCCAAAAAAAATAAAGGAAGCAAGGGTATATGCAAGAGCTTTAAAACATTTTGTAGAATGCGGAATTTATAAGACTGCCGAAAGAACCGGTATTTTGATCTTTGTTTCTATCCTTGAAAGAAAAGTTTTTATTATCGCAGATTCCGGTATTGCTGAAAAAGTTGAGCAAAACACATGGAACGGTATTTGCGACGTAATAACTGACGGCTTAAAGTCAAAGAATACAACACAGAGTTTTTGCAAGGCTATAGAAGAATGCGGAAAAATCCTTGCGGAACATTTTCCTAAAACGGCAGGAAACCCGAATGAATATCCCGACGGGCTTGTTATTTTGGATAGGTAA